The following are encoded together in the Oncorhynchus masou masou isolate Uvic2021 chromosome 5, UVic_Omas_1.1, whole genome shotgun sequence genome:
- the LOC135539867 gene encoding protein QNR-71-like, producing the protein MRTLLAVLVLAISSAALEAKPKTRFTRYRSWNSQMYPVWKDGDSRYRDCWTGGEVTFDVKNDAPTLTGSKATFNINLRLPSNQTVRPDGQVVWVHNCTVNGTQYRQGQAVYPDQVSGHSGEYSGVFPDGTPFTGTADRKPHYVFVWTTWGRYWQVAGGPSSSLTIGTDNVPLGSYNMEVVIYHCRGKDKFIPLGYASTTFSITDQIPFTVSLTQINDVNQADQSFIQNRAIVFSISLHDPSQYLSTSDVTFNWDFGDNSGTLISKERQVTHMYLTAGTYRPQVVLMASIPNGCDTPADPTTANPTVLARAPAMVVVVSTPEAAPADIALDLLASDVAPAEAADTVAANDTDAVEADAAVEPADTANAAAEPTAEGTASEGVEVVATVAPATEDATAVPAAEDPAVVSATEDNAAVPAVENDATAENTAAPGVEDPAAVLAVEGATTVAPAAEEAAAETSVVQATAAGVPVIDAASVAPVAEGEEAIVDLMATVLPEIPVVASVAATAEEALVADTGVEVAAATQVAQAEMVAPAANVIVPADTEAAAVVEVVPAGPALETEAALEAEVVETVNEVAAVALVVAKRQVPELTATDNCMIYRYGSFSTSVDVVQGIESVEITQVANVVYLATEVVQNAVDLTITCQGSLPNEVCTIISDADCITPVETVCNNVTPSPDCQMILRQFFNESGVFCINVSLTNDASLAVASAKVSVTVGSNSSPAGTVAAVLGVLVLVCVVGAIALTYKRFKQYRPLREDSTGGSMGSSGITSVPMLLWNLLSQQTPGERSPLLQGSVV; encoded by the exons ATGAGGACTTTACTGGCGGTACTGGTGTTGGCTATCTCATCAGCTGCTTTAGAAGCAA AGCCTAAAACACGTTTCACACGCTACCGCTCATGGAACTCACAAATGTATCCAGTGTGGAAAGATGGGGACTCCCGATACAGAGACTGTTGGACAG GTGGCGAAGTTACATTCGATGTGAAAAACGATGCACCCACCCTGACTGGCTCAAAGGCAACCTTTAACATCAACCTTCGCCTTCCGTCAAACCAGACAGTACGTCCTGATGGACAGGTGGTGTGGGTGCATAACTGCACTGTCAATG GAACACAGTACCGTCAGGGCCAGGCTGTGTACCCCGACCAGGTCTCTGGTCATTCAGGAGAGTACAGTGGTGTTTTCCCTGATGGCACCCCCTTCACTGGGACAGCAGACAGGAAACCCCACTACGTGTTTGTGTGGACGACATGGG GACGTTACTGGCAGGTGGCAGGCGGGCCCTCCTCTTCTCTCACCATCGGCACAGACAATGTGCCCCTAGGCTCTTACAACATGGAGGTGGTCATCTACCACTGCCGTGGCAAGGACAAGTTCATCCCTCTGGGCTACGCCTCCACAACCTTCTCCATCACAG ACCAGATCCCCTTCACGGTGTCGCTAACCCAAATTAACGATGTGAACCAGGCTGATCAGAGCTTCATCCAGAACCGGGCCATTGTCTTCAGCATCAGCCTCCATGACCCCAGCCAGTACCTCAGCACCTCAGACGTCACCTTTAACTGGGACTTTGGTGACAACAGCGGTACCCTTATCTCCAAGGAGCGCCAGGTCACACACATGTACCTCACCGCTGGCACCTACAGGCCTCAGGTGGTCCTGATGGCAAGCATCCCCAACGGCTGTGACACGCCTGCAGACCCCACCACTGCTAACCCCACTG TATTGGCCAGAGCCCCTGCCATGGTTGTGGTGGTCTCTACCCCAGAGGCAGCTCCAGCTGACATCGCCCTGGATCTACTCGCCTCTGATGTTGCCCCGGCTGAGGCTGCAGATACAGTTGCAGCCAATGACACAGATGCAGTCGAAGCCGATGCCGCAGTCGAACCCGCAGACACAGCCAATGCCGCAGCCGAACCCACTGCCGAAGGCACAGCCTCAGAGGGAGTCGAGGTGGTTGCCACAGTGGCCCCTGCGACAGAGGATGCCACTGCTGTCCCAGCAGCAGAAGATCCAGCTGTTGTCTCGGCAACAGAGGACAATGCCGCTGTCCCTGCAGTAGAAAACGACGCCACAGCAGAAAACACGGCTGCTCCAGGCGTTGAGGACCCCGCCGCTGTCCTGGCTGTGGAGGGAGCCACAACTGTCGCTCCAGCAGCTGAAGAGGCAGCTGCTGAAACCTCAGTGGTACAGGCTACGGCCGCAGGTGTGCCCGTCATCGACGCTGCTTCAGTAgctccagttgcagagggagaggaggctatAGTGGACCTGATGGCCACAGTCCTCCCAGAGATCCCCGTCGTAGCCTCCGTTGCTGCCACGGCGGAGGAGGCCTTGGTTGCCGATACTGGAGTGGAGGTTGCGGCTGCAACACAGGTGGCCCAGGCTGAGATGGTGGCCCCTGCTGCTAACGTCATTGTTCCTGCCGACACTGAGGCTGCCGCTGTGGTGGAGGTGGTGCCAGCTGGACCTGCTCTTGAGACCGAGGCAGCGCTAGAGGCAGAGGTCGTAGAGACTGTGAATGAGGTTGCAGCTGTGGCTCTTGTTGTGGCTAAAAGGCAGGTTCCGGAACTTACAGCAACTGACAACTGTATGATCTACCGCTATGGCTCCTTCTCGACCTCAGTGGATGTCGTCC AGGGTATTGAGAGTGTGGAGATCACCCAGGTGGCCAACGTGGTGTATCTGGCAACTGAGGTGGTGCAAAATGCTGTGGACCTGACCATCACATGCCAGGGGAG CCTGCCCAATGAAGTGTGCACCATTATCTCGGACGCAGACTGCATCACCCCTGTGGAGACCGTTTGTAACAACGTGACACCCTCCCCAGATTGTCAGATGATACTTCGACAGTTTTTCAATGAATCTGGAGTGTTCTGCATCAATGTTTCCCTGACAAATGATGCTAGTCTGGCAGTGGCCAGTGCTAAAGTCAGTGTGACAGTGG gCTCCAACTCCTCCCCAGCAGGCACTGTGGCCGCGGTTCTGGGTGTCTTGGTCCTTGTCTGTGTTGTTGGTGCCATCGCTTTGACCTACAA GCGGTTTAAGCAGTATCGCCCACTGAGGGAGGACTCCACAGGTGGCAGCATGGGCAGCTCTGGAATCACGTCTGTGCCGATGCTGCTGTGGAATCTTCTGAGCCAACAGACACCAGGAGAAAGAAGCCCACTGCTTCAGGGAAGCGTGGTGTGA